The following coding sequences are from one Tissierellales bacterium window:
- a CDS encoding hydrogenase maturation nickel metallochaperone HypA, translating into MHDGCSASFSSGKEVVDKVRMMGFDKQLMPMPLIIICKNCSSEFEMTTYEHTCPKCGMVHGVTPCHAFDPENVQAAGIEY; encoded by the coding sequence ATGCACGATGGTTGTTCAGCTAGTTTTAGTTCAGGAAAAGAAGTAGTAGATAAAGTCAGAATGATGGGGTTTGACAAACAATTAATGCCAATGCCACTTATTATAATATGTAAAAATTGTAGTTCGGAATTCGAAATGACAACATATGAACATACTTGTCCTAAATGTGGAATGGTTCATGGTGTAACTCCATGTCATGCGTTTGATCCTGAGAATGTTCAAGCGGCAGGAATAGAATATTAA